AGCCTCACGGCAAAGGCGGTGTTCCCCTTCTTTCTTGAACTCCCGTTAATGGATAGAATGTTCATTTTCAAACTCCTATAATAAGAGGTTATTCTAAACTTGATTCCCTTTTAAAATATCTGATATTTTTTTATTTTATTTCCATTCTGTCATTCCCAACACCACTGAGAATCCATACTGTCATTCCCAACACGATTGGGAATCCAGAGTGTCATCCCTAACTTTATCGGGAATCAATACTGTAATTCCCAACTCGAATGGGAACTTATGCTGTCATTCCCAGCTTGACCAGGAATATATGCTGTCATTCCCGACTTGATCGGGAATCCAGTGAATATCTTTCTGGATTCCCGTTTTCACGGGAATGACGATATAGTCTTAGTACCCCGCTTCCCAAGGGAATGACATTTGATGTTTCAATTTATCGGTTTTATCTCGAACGAGACCGAGCCCTCAACCGACCGATTGGTCATGAATCTCATGGCAAATGACTCGGAGTAGTTCCTTGCGTCCTCGACCGTCTGCCACTCGTATATCCCCATGCAGTCGCCGCCCGCCTCGTCCAGAAGCCATATCTTTGACCTGAAGCCCTCAAGACCCGCGAAGAATGGTATGGTGAAAAGGGAGAAGACCTTGTTCACCTCGGGCGACATCTTCTCCACGTGAAAGCGAACCACAAACCTCGCGCCGGGAGGCTTTCCGTTCTCCGATCTCGGCGGGTTGAGATACGCCTGCCTGAAGACCGTAAACTCGGCCTTGTCATCTATCTTGATCTTCTCGCCGATCCTCTCCCTCGGGAAGTGGAGACGGCCCGAGAGGAGATAGAAGTTCGCCATTAAAAAGCTTAGAAAGATTAAAAAGGGGGGATTCGGTTTCATCTCGTTCCTCCTATGATATAAACCCACACTAAAAATTTTGGAATCAGCACTTTTCAAAATTCGTTCCTTCGTTAAAGCATCTAATACAATTCACCCTATTTCTATCTTGTCTTTTCCAGTACTACAGGGAACATATTCTGTCATTCCCAGCTTGACTGGGAATCCAGAAAAATATCAAACTGGATTCCCGCTTCCGCGGGAATGACAGTATAGTCTTAATACCCGGCTTCCCAGTCGAATGAAATTTGTTTTCTTAACTCCTTTAATCACGATCACCCCTAAATACTGATCAACCAACATGCTATACTTATTATACTAATAATGTCTATATAGTTCATTTTAAAGTCAAAAAAAACTACACCTTCAGCCCATTGAAGAGGCAGTCGAAGGAGAGACCGATCCTTTTCGAGAGCTCGTCTCCCACCGCTCCCGCTCCGCTCCCGATGTGAAAAATCACTATCGCCCTCAGGAGGTCGAAGATGAAACCCGCTGTAACGTCCCCCCTCAATATACCCTTCTCTATCCCCGTTTCGATAAAATCTAAGACCCGATCGGTCAGCTCGTCCTGGTGCACCCTGACTCCCTTTTCCACTGCGGGGTATTCGAGAAATATCTCCCGCATCGAATCAGCCCTGACGGCGCTCAAGAGGATTGGGAATTCGGTGATCATCCTCCTTAAAATATCCACATATTCCCCCTCCCCATCGATGATCTCAACGAGGCGAGACTGGACGCTCCTGATGCTTCTCTTCGCCACCCTCTCCACCAGCTCCTCCTTGGAGCCGATGATCTTATAGAGGGTGTTTTTTGCAAGACCCGCCTCAGAGGCGAGGGTGTCCATGTTCCAGCCCTTGAGACCCATCCGGCTGATTAGCTCCGCTGTCCTCTCCAATATCCTCTCTTCAATATATTTGTCGTTTACCTTCACAGCCGTAATAATCCCCTATGTACTTTCTATACTAATATAGTCCTTTCAGTATAGTTTGTCAAGAAAAAAATGGCTGATGGGCCATTTTTTTAAAGACCGCTATTCCTGAACGAGGAAGAACTCCTTCGGCCTGATGTTTACGACGAGGATGCCGATGACGATTAATACAAGCCCCCCTATCAACCGCGCCGTCACAGGGTCTTTCATAAAGATCGTTCCAAGGAGCACGCCGGAAAGGGGCATCAGGAAGATAAAGGCGGACAGGTGGGTGGCCTTGTATCTCAAAAGGAGGTTTGTCCAGGCCAAGTAGCCCATCCCAGCCACAAAGACCGACTGGTAGAGGATGGAGACAACGACCTCCCTGTTAAGCACAAGCATTATGTTTCGCTCGAAGATGAGGTGGGATATGCAGAGGACGACTATCCCTATCGCTATCGGGTGAAGCACGAGGTGGAGACTTTCCCATTCATCGAGCCATCGTTTAATATAGATTGTCTGGGACGCCCAGCTGATCGCGGCGATAAGCACCAGAAGATCGCCCAAGAGGCAATTATGCTCCGAAGCTCCCTCCCCTCCACTCCGGTAAAACAGGATCAAGACTCCCGCAAAGGCCAGGAGTATCCCAACGATCTTCCTCAAGTTGAGCCTGTCGTCCACGAGGAAGAAGTGGGCGAGAATGGCTACAAAAAACGGCTGGGTGTTCATCAGGATTGCGGCGCGGGAGACGGTGGTGTAATTCACACCGGCGTAGAAAATCGTGAATTGCACCCCGAATAAGAATCCGAGGACCGCCACGTGTCCCCACTGCCTCGCCGTCATAGCAAGCTCCATCTTCTTGAATCTGGCGTAGGTGTAGAAAATGAGCGACGCTATTATAAAGCGTATTGCGGCGGACGCGGCGGGGGGTATCCCGATCAGCGATACCTTGATTGCAAGGGCGTTCGACCCGAAGATGATGCTCAGAATCACCGCCATGGCCGAGCCCCTGAGGTCCATTGGCTTTTGTGACATCGGAGATTTATATCACCTGACGGGAAGAAAGTAAAGGAGATATTATTAAGCGTGGTATTACCGTGTAATTTCCTCATGAATAGTTTGCGCGTAATACATTTTGATGATAAAATTTAAAATATTTTTTTTTATTACTCAAAGGGGGCACATATGAACAAGAAGGAACGGGTCGAGGCGGCCTTAAATCACAAGAAGCCGGACAGGGTCCCGACAATATCGTGCATGGACGTACAAAAATACGTCTACGATTCCTTGAACGAGATACCGGTGAACACCTACAAATACCTTATCAATCCCGTCACCGCGAAGATCATCGATTTTACATCCCCGCTTCTGAATTACATGGAGGTCTTCGACAAGGACGTCACCGAGTTCATGCTGAAAAAGACCGAGTCGGACGTCAAGATGGGCTTCGACTCAACGTGGAACATCTACGCAAATATCTTTCGGTTTAAAAACTCGAAGTTCATGACGGACGTCTACGGCGGAAGGCTCTACAAGATCACCGACGACGGCTACGGGAATATGGACACGCCCATGTTCGTTGAGGGTACCTTCAGGACCCCGGACGACTGGAGGAGGTTCAACAAGAAACACTGGGAGGCGCTTCCGGAGAAGATGTTCAAGTTCAACGTCCTGATCAACAGGGAGTTCGGCGACGATATCTACATCTTCGGGTCCCTATTCATGGGATTATTCGAGAACGCCTGGCAGCCCTTCGGATTCAACACCTTCTCCCGGCTCCTGAAAAAGGAGCGGGGATTCATGGAGGAGCTCATCGAGTACAACAAGAACATGTACCTGAAGTGCGTCGACGCTTCGATAGACGCCGGGCTTCCCGGCTTTATCGTATCCGACGACCAGGCATATAAATCGGGCCCGATGGTCAACCCGAAGACGATGGACGAGCTCTTCGGGGAGCCGTACAGGGAGATTACGGATCACGCCCACAAGAAGGGGGTCCCGATGGTGATCCACACCGACGGCTGGACGATACCCCTTTTGAAATATTACAAGAAGTGGGGATTTGACGGACAGCACTCCCTGGAGCCCACAGCGAACGTAAACCTCGCCGACGTAAGGGCGGAGATCGGCGAGGATATGGCGCTCTTGGGACACCTCGACATCGCCCACGTGTTGTCCCACGGTACAAGGGAGGAGGTCTTCGCTCACGTCAAGGATTCGATAAAAGAGGGGGGCAAGAACGGCAACCTGATTCTCGGCCCCTGCAACTCCCATGCCGATATAAGGGTCGAAAACATGAGTTGGATGATGGAGGCGATAGAAGAATACGGGAATTATCCTCTAAAAATATAGAGTTATGTGATTATTCTGTATATTTTGTGTATAGGTAGTGTAAATTATTGTAATCATTGAACTTTTTTCTTGACTCTCTATTAACATCCTGATACATTTTCCGCAATTGAGGCTGTTAATGTCAGTAAGTCCAACCTTTAAATGTATTCAGGAGGTTTGAATGAAAAAGTTTCTAACAATGACTTTAGCTGTTGTTTTTGTCGCCGTTGCTTTTACAGCCTTTGCGGCGGAGACCACGTTTTCCGGCAGTTATCGAGTCAGGTCATGGAGCGAGTACAACTTCGACAAGAAACTGGAAGATCAAAACAACAATTTTCCGGGACATGACAACGCCCAGTACGACGGCTGGTTCGACCAGAGGTTCCGCCTGACGATCACCCACAAGAGGAGTGAGTTCCTGAAGGCCGTAATCAGGGTCGATCTCGTGGAGGACACCTGGGGACAGCAGAGAAACCTGCTTATTAACAACAGCGCCGCCGGCAACTTCATCGATTTGGCCTACATCGAGTTTGCGCTCCCCAAGATCGGTACGTTCACCGTCGGTAAGTTCCCTGAGACCTACGGATACGGGCTCGCATTCAGCGACGACGGCAGCGGGACAATCAACCTCACCGGAGCCCGCTGGGCGAACGCCTGGGGTCCTGTCGCGGTTTCCGTCCTTTACGCGAAGGTGGCGGACAGGGTATCCACGGCACAGCCGATTTCGTACAACTGGGATGCCGACCTCTACGCTATGAGAATGAAAATAACCCCCGCGGAGAAGCACGTGATCGAGCTCTTCGGCGGATATCTCCAGGACAACGACGCCACCCGCGATAGCGGACTCGGTGGTGTGTATAGGAACTCATGGGCCGCAACTTGGAACTTCGTCTCTGGTGCCGATTATAGCGCAGACATTGGTTTTATGGGCTTTGCCTACACGGGTAATATTGCCGACATGATCGATATAGCAATCGAGAACAGCTATATCATTGGACATGCCACAAGGCATTATGGCGCAGGCCTTGCAACCTCGGCAGTCTCGGCTGTTGACAGCGCCTCTATAACGGGCTGGAACGTCTACGCCGATGTCTCCTACTACAAAGACCTCCTCAGGGTCGGCCTGGCCTTCATCATGGGGAGCGGTCAGCACCACTACTGGAACGACAATGTCTACAATAACATCAACATGAACTACATCAGCGCCGACAAATTTGCCTTTAACAAGATTATCGTCGGTGACGCCGGCACAAACTCGATCTGGAGAGGCCGCAGGGGGCCCTTCGACAATAACAACAACATCGAGAACATCACTGCAGTAAAGCTCTACTTCGAGATCTGCCCCGTCGAGAAGCTGACGCTGAACGGTTCGGTCACCTGGGCGAATTGGACAGAGGATGTTGGACAGAACAATTTGGGCACCAGGGCGGCTCTTGTTACCGCCAAGGGGAGCGCGTATCCACACCCCGCGGCGAACTACGGCAACTACAACTATCAGTCGTGGGATGCGGACGACGACCTTGGGTGGGAGGTCGACTTCGGCTTCTCCTACGAGATCATGGAGGGGTTGACATACTCGCTCAGCGCGGGCGTTCTCTTCACCGGCGACTCATGGGATTACGAGAAGGCCGACGGCACAAGGGGAGACTGGGGCGAGATCTGGTCTGTCACCAATGTTCTCACCTACAAGTTCTAAGATTTCACATATTCTTAAAAATCCCCGGTGGGCAACCGCCGGGTATTTTTTATTGAATCAAATCCTTATTATCTTACCTTCCTGTAGTTTCCTCTAATTTAACCATTTTTTTCGTTTAACCTTAAAATATTATCGTGATTTTTTATTAAAATATTTTAATTTTTTTCTTGACATCTCCCCCATATTTTGATATTTTTTACTAAATGTAGTGTATTTTTTCATATCAATTTCAATAATTTGGAGGTTTGAATGAAGAGATTTTTAGCATTAGTCCTGACCGTAGTCTTCGTTGCGACGGCCCTTGCCGCGTTTGCGGCGGAAACCACGTTTAAAGGTCAATACCGGGTCAGGGCCTGGAACGAGTACAACTTCGACAAGAAGCTGGAAGATCAAAACAACTTTTTTCCGGGACATGACAACGCCCAGTACGACGGCTGGTTCGACCAGAGGTTCCGTCTCACAATCACTCACACGAGGAGCGAGTTCCTGAAGGCCGTAATCAGGTTCGATATCGTCGAGGACACCTGGGGACAGCAGAGAAACCTGAGGATAAACAACAGCGCCGCCGGCAACTTCATCAATCTGGCCTACATCGAGTTCACGCTTCCTCAGATCGGTACCTTTACAGTGGGCAAATTCAACGAGACCTACGGCTACGGCCTCGCGTTCAGCGATGAGGGGGACGGAACCATCGGCCTTACCGGCGCCCGCTGGGCGAACGCCTGGGGCCCTGTTGCCCTTTCCGTCCTTTATGCAAAGGTTTCGGATGGGATTTCCGCTGGTTCCAACACTGCCTGGTACAACTGGGATGCCGACCTCTACGCCATGAACCTGAAGATAACCCCCGCAGAGAAGCACGTGATCGAGCTCTTCGGCGGAGCCCTCATCGATTCAGATGCCTGGGGCAATATTGTTGGCGGTTCTTTATGGAACTCATTGGCCGCCAGGTGGAATAGCTTTGGTGACGCCAGCGCTGTCATTGGTTTTACGGGCATCGCCTACACGGGCAACATCGCCGATATGATCGACATAGCGATCGAGAACAGCTACATCTTCGGCCATGCCACACGTCACGTTGGTCCGGGTCTCCTTAACCCAACAGCTAATTACCCGATAAGCTACTCAATAAACGGCTGGAACGTCTACGCCGACGTCTCCTACTACAACGACCTCCTCAGGGTCGGCGTGGCGTTTATCATGGGGAGCGGCCAGCATCACTGGTGGAACAGGCCTACCTACGACAACATAAACATGAACTACATCAGCGCCGACAAGTTTACCTTTAACCAGATTATTGTGGGGAATGCCGGCACAAACTCGATCTGGAGGGCTGGCAGGGGTCCCTTTGATGACAATAACAACATCGAGAACATCACCGCGGTAAAGCTCTACTTCGAGATATGCCCGGTCGAAAAACTGACGCTGAACGCCTCGATAACCTGGGCGAAGTGGACCGAGGATGTGGGCAAGAACTTGGTGGGAACCAGGGCGGCTATAGTTAATGCCAAGGGGAGCGCGTATCCGCATCCTGCGTCTTGGTACGGAAATTACTTCTACCAGTCCTGGGACGCCGACGATGACCTCGGCTGGGAGCTTGACTTCGGCTTCTCCTACGAGATCATGGAGGGCCTGACCTATTCGCTCAGCGCGGGCGTGCTCTTCACCGGCGACTCATGGGATTACGAGAAGGCCGACGGCTCCCGCGGAGACTGGGGAGAGATCTGGTCCATTACAAACCAGTTGCTGTATGAATTCTAAGGAATTCCATAGTCTAATGAGTTCTGAGTAGTTAGAGATCATTAGACTTAAATCTAAAAAAAGCCCCCGGCTGTTAAACTCGGGGGCTTTTTATTGAATATACTAAATCAATAAAAATGTGTTAATACAACAACACTCTTATCTTTTCCCACACACTTCCTCCCCTTCCCCCCTGACCTCAAAACCGGGGGGCGAATATTACTATCCACATAAAAAGAGCCCTTCACCCCCCCGGAGTCCCTCAAT
The window above is part of the Candidatus Zymogenus saltonus genome. Proteins encoded here:
- a CDS encoding DMT family transporter produces the protein MSQKPMDLRGSAMAVILSIIFGSNALAIKVSLIGIPPAASAAIRFIIASLIFYTYARFKKMELAMTARQWGHVAVLGFLFGVQFTIFYAGVNYTTVSRAAILMNTQPFFVAILAHFFLVDDRLNLRKIVGILLAFAGVLILFYRSGGEGASEHNCLLGDLLVLIAAISWASQTIYIKRWLDEWESLHLVLHPIAIGIVVLCISHLIFERNIMLVLNREVVVSILYQSVFVAGMGYLAWTNLLLRYKATHLSAFIFLMPLSGVLLGTIFMKDPVTARLIGGLVLIVIGILVVNIRPKEFFLVQE
- a CDS encoding TetR/AcrR family transcriptional regulator, giving the protein MKVNDKYIEERILERTAELISRMGLKGWNMDTLASEAGLAKNTLYKIIGSKEELVERVAKRSIRSVQSRLVEIIDGEGEYVDILRRMITEFPILLSAVRADSMREIFLEYPAVEKGVRVHQDELTDRVLDFIETGIEKGILRGDVTAGFIFDLLRAIVIFHIGSGAGAVGDELSKRIGLSFDCLFNGLKV